The Nitrospira sp. region CCACCGAAACCTTCTCACGCCGATTTCCACGCAAAATCTCCACACTCACCTGCTCACCAACTTTGTGCGCTTCCATCACATCCATCAGGTCATCAATGGTGGCTACGGGCTTTCCGGCGGCTGAGACAATGATGTCACCAAGTTGGACCTGCCCCATCATGGTTTCACGCGCTCCCTTGAGCCCCGCACGATCGGCGGCACCGCCGCGCGTTACCTTGCCGATGATGACCCCCTTAATCCCCCATCGCTTCGCCATCGCGTCCGGCACGAGCGAGACGCCCAACCCTGGACGGATGAGCTTACCGTGCTTGATGAGCTCCGGAACGATGCGGTTCACCGTATCCACGGGAACGGCGAACCCAATCCCGGCGTAGGCCCCGCTTGGACTCACGATTTGCGTATTCACGCCGATCAATCGACCAGCTCCATCCAGAAGCGGGCCGCCTGAATTGCCGGGATTGATCGCCGCATCGGTCTGGATCACACCTTCAATCGTCCGATTCGACATGGATTTGATGGTCCGTCCCAACGCACTCACGACTCCCGTCGTCAAGGTATGATCGAGCCCGAACGGATTCCCGATGGCCAACACCTTTTGCCCCACCCGCAGATCATGCGAGGAACCAATCGCCAGCGGCTCCGCATGACCGTCAGGCACCTGAATTTGCAACACGGCCAGATCGTGATCGGGATCGGCGCCGACCAATCTCGCCTCGTATTCATTCCGATCGGCCAATCTGACCTTGATCGAGCTAGCCCCATAGATCACATGAAAATTGGTGACGATATGGCCCTGTTTACTCCATATAAAACCAGACCCCGACCCCTGCGGCACTTCCATGACATCCAGAGACCAGATATCTTGCTGTATCGCCGTGTTGGCAATGAACACAACAGACTTGGTCGCCCGTTCAAACACCGTGATCGTCGCCCGCTCATCGGCACTCAGCTCAGTCGGTGGGGGCGTCACTGGACGCGGCTTCCCTTCAAGACCGTCATAGATGGCACCCAACGGCTTGCCCCACTCGGCAGCATGGGTCGACGAGCACAGCGTTGCCATAACCAGGGAAAATATCAGAGATCTGACGAAGCTATTCACCCAGGACCTGCACGACGAGTTCACGCATTCTGGCACGAGTATCGAAATCCACCAACACGATCTGTTGCCACGTGCCGAGCAGAAGCGCACCGGCGGTAAACGGAATGGTGATGGACGGCCCCTGGAGTTGCCCTCGAAGATGGCTGTGGCCGTTGTCTTCACCAGGATTGACCGTGTTGTGCTGCCATCGAGGATCAGGAGGAACGAGACGATCCCAAAACGTTTTCGTGTCTGCGCGAATCCCCGGTTCATCCTCAATAATCATGACGGCGGCGGTGGTATGTTTGACGAATACCGTCACAATTCCAGCGGTGAGGTTGGAACTGGCCAAGGCATCGGCCACGGATTTCGTGATGTTGTGGACCTGCGTACCGCCTTCCATACGGATCGTCAGGGAAACGGTGTGGACACTCATCCTTTTCTCCCACCCGTGAGGCTACGAAGGTAGCGGCGGTCGCTCCGGGTCAGCGACTCGCCTCGCGCTGCTTCCAAAATTAGATCGAACACCCCTTCTGCTGTCAACGCCCGCACCGCGCTCAAGACTTGATCGCTCAGGATGCCTTCTTGCCCTAACTTATCGAGATACGCAAAGGCGTCCGACAAGCTTTCTTTTTTCCGAGCATAATAATCACGTCCTCGGCGCTGATTGCTGTAGGCTTCAAACTGTTCGCAGGCGACAAGAATCTCCGCCAATTGCCGCACCCATACCGTCGCCTTCGCCAGCCGTTCCGGGTAGTAGTAATACAGCATCACCTGTTGCATCCAAGGTGTCCACTCGACGCCCAGTGTCTTCAACGTCGGCTTCACCACACGCAATCGCCTGGCCAGACGCCGCGCATAGCCCAACCGCATTTCGATCTGCTCGACAGCCCATGAGTCCATGGCCACGCCGGAGGCCATCAGATCCTGGCGATACAACGACACGAAGGCTTCTGTCTCCCGGCCATACATCGTCCTCGGGTGAAGGGCACGCCATTCACGAGGCCTCGTCGGAATACCCCGTTGCTTGGCCCAAGACCAAATAGTTCCAAAGAGTTGCCGATCAAGGCCGGCACGGCCCAGGTCATGCAGTAGGCAAGCAACGTGATAGAGCCGGACCCGATCGCGTGGATGTCCGAGGCGGTCGGCCACGGCCACACACATCTTCGCCGTTCGTACGGCGTGTGGCCGATCATAACCGCGGATGGTGCAGCCCGGTCGATGAGGGTGAGGATAATCATAGAGTGTCATGAGGGCCTTCGCGAGAGAACGGGAGACTTCCAGAGGTTTCCGTCGACGAGAATCAGATAGAGCCATAATTCGCAGCCAGAGCTGAACAACTGAAGAGACCGTGGCGAGAATATCGTCGGTTGAAAGGATGTGTCAAGACGACTCCGAGGGAATAGACTCGCCCAATCTCATGGACTTTGCTATGCTCAGCGACAGTACGTACGTGAGAATATTCCGATGATGAACTGGGTACGCCCCTGGTGTCTCGCCGCGGCTTCGGCCATCGCCACAGAGCCGCTGTACGGCTTCGCCGGATCACTCGACAACTTGACCGATCTGACCGGACGCGTACAAGCCATCGTAACGTTGAAAAGTCGTGACAACTTCGTCAGTGAATATCGCTACGACGTGAGTGCTAGGAACCTCTCGCCGGACGCCATTATAGGCGACTCCCTGATCATCGTGTTGGACAAGATTACCAACCTGGCCGGCGAGGATCATGAAGGTCTGACGGGAGAATCCTTTCTGAAACGATTCGACGTGCTGGACCAAGATGGTCAGACAGACGATGGGAAGCCATACTTCCGCATTCCCGCTGGGACTTCCCCCAACCTCGTTCCGCAAACCGATAGTCTGCCCACCGTGGTCCGAATCAGGAATCGGGATTACGTGGCGGTCTTCACCCCTTCATTCAAAGTGCTAGGACAGAAGCGGCCCCCTCCGGAAGCAAAGCGTGCAGAGTCCCCAATATCTCCTGCATCTCCGGCTCTCGGACCGTCGACAGCCACTAATCGTCATGCCGTCGACAAGCTGATTCAGCTGCTGATCAAAAAGGGTGTATTGACTGAAGAAGAGTGGCGCAAAGCCAATCAGCCATGAGGGACGCACCCTGCAGGGCCTGCCAAGGCACCTGGCCGAGACAAGACCATTTCATCGCAGACCTCGGATTGTCGAAGGTCTATCTCCACGATGACCAATTCTTCCCCGGATGGGCCGTCGTCGTGTTTCAACGTCATGCGACTGAGTTATTCCAACTGGCGCCCGCCGAACGTTGTCAGCTGATCGAAGAGGTCAACCGAGTAGCGGATATCTCGGCCACAGTCCACCGAGCGAAGAAGATGAATTACGAACTACTCGGGAACCAACTTCCTCATATCCATTGGCATATCATTCCCCGCCTCGCAGGCGATCCGGCCCCTCTGGAACCAGTATGGCGGGTGCCGCATAGTCCCCTGCTTCTGACTGGAACGGCGCTTCATGAAGCTATCAACCGTCTAGCGCACCCTCTTCGCCTGGCCGGATAAACCCGTTCGTCCCGCATCCCCCGCACAGATGATATAATTGAAAGCTATTATGGCGCTCTGTCGAGGCGTAAAACTTTTCTGATGCGTCCCAGATCCATACTGTTGGTCCTCACTGTCGCCGCGACTATGTGCTCTTCGTCTCTCGCCCGTTCTCATTCACCGAGTGCACACAATCCCTCCGAATCATCCCAAGCCTCTGGGTCAATTTCCGGACTAGGGTTCAACGAGCCAGCCGATGCGATGACAGAGATTGCTTCATTGCGTCGAACAGTCCGTCTCTTACCGAACGACCCAGACTACCGGCTACAACTCGCCGGAGCCCTTCTTCGTGTCGGCGATCTGGATGCCGCCGTTGAGGAATGTCGAGCGGCTATTACATTACAACCGGATGATGGAAACGCCCATCTCCAACTTGGCCTCATGCTCATGGCGAAACAAGAATGGCGGGCCGCCGCTTCCGCTCTGGGAGAAGCCATTCGACTGGAACCGGACCTATCCCATGCTCACTACAGCCTTGGAAGCGTACAGTACTCACTCGGCAATGTGACGGCCGCGGTTGAGTCCTATCGACGAACGCTTGAGCTGCGCCCTCATTTCCCCGACGCACATTATCGACTCGCGCTGTTGCTGAGAGTTGCGGGACGCACGCGAGAAGCGGCCCAACATCTGGAAACAGCAGCGGCCGGCGGGGTGCCCCAGGCCAGATTATTTCTTGGCAATGCCTACCAAACCGGGCAGGGCGTCGAGAAAAACCTCGGCTTGGCGATTTTTTGGTGGATGCAGGCAGCCGACCTTGGCCAGCACACCGCTTCCGACTCGTTGTCCAAGGTGCGGCGCCAGGCGCTCTCCTCTGAATCGACGAAGCAGCGGCGCATGGAGTTGCAGAGCGCGTTGCAGAGCTACCGCAACACACTTTGGAACGACTTTCCTGATATCAGTCGCCCGAGTGAACCGCAATCGTTGGGAAAGGTCCTTCGCGAACAGAACCGTGCGGAAGATGCGATTCCAATACTTTTGAGAGAGTGTTTCGCGTTGAGCGAAGAGGCCCATGCCGAACTCGCCACACTCTACGAAACCGGATGGGATCAGTATTTGAAACCGTTCGACAAGAACATTCTGACTTGTTTTCAAACGACTTCGGCAGACGGCTTCAGCCCGGCGAAGAAAATCCTAACTCGTATCTATGCCAAGGGGCTCGGTCTCGATGCCGACCTCCCGAAAGCGAAGGCTCTCCTCAAAGGTCTCCCCAAACAAGACACACAATCCTTGCTCGATGAGCTAGGATTCCACTAGCCGTATGCTGGACCGGCAGAAATTCTGGCGCCTGTTCATCTCGTCGCTTCCTCTGCAAGCGTTGGGTACTGGTGTGCTAACCACGCTCCTATCGGCGATGCTGTGGTCCGCCGCCCCTGCTACCTTTACGGCGCTGGATTACACCGTCTACGACACCTGGCTTCGCCACCGCACGACCGCCCAGGTGAGCCCCTCGCTGACCATCGTGACGCGTGACGGAGCCAGTGAAGAACGCTTCGGAAGGGGTCTTTGGGATCGCGGTATTCTCGCTCAGTTAATTGTGACGATCCATGAGGCCGGCGCTGCTGTCATCGGCCTAGACCATCGTCTGGACTATGCGAGCCCTGCTCACCTTGGGGGAGCCGCGAGCGATG contains the following coding sequences:
- a CDS encoding trypsin-like serine protease, whose translation is MATLCSSTHAAEWGKPLGAIYDGLEGKPRPVTPPPTELSADERATITVFERATKSVVFIANTAIQQDIWSLDVMEVPQGSGSGFIWSKQGHIVTNFHVIYGASSIKVRLADRNEYEARLVGADPDHDLAVLQIQVPDGHAEPLAIGSSHDLRVGQKVLAIGNPFGLDHTLTTGVVSALGRTIKSMSNRTIEGVIQTDAAINPGNSGGPLLDGAGRLIGVNTQIVSPSGAYAGIGFAVPVDTVNRIVPELIKHGKLIRPGLGVSLVPDAMAKRWGIKGVIIGKVTRGGAADRAGLKGARETMMGQVQLGDIIVSAAGKPVATIDDLMDVMEAHKVGEQVSVEILRGNRREKVSVVLQPVN
- a CDS encoding YjbQ family protein, with the translated sequence MSVHTVSLTIRMEGGTQVHNITKSVADALASSNLTAGIVTVFVKHTTAAVMIIEDEPGIRADTKTFWDRLVPPDPRWQHNTVNPGEDNGHSHLRGQLQGPSITIPFTAGALLLGTWQQIVLVDFDTRARMRELVVQVLGE
- a CDS encoding HIT family protein — protein: MRDAPCRACQGTWPRQDHFIADLGLSKVYLHDDQFFPGWAVVVFQRHATELFQLAPAERCQLIEEVNRVADISATVHRAKKMNYELLGNQLPHIHWHIIPRLAGDPAPLEPVWRVPHSPLLLTGTALHEAINRLAHPLRLAG
- a CDS encoding tetratricopeptide repeat protein, giving the protein MRPRSILLVLTVAATMCSSSLARSHSPSAHNPSESSQASGSISGLGFNEPADAMTEIASLRRTVRLLPNDPDYRLQLAGALLRVGDLDAAVEECRAAITLQPDDGNAHLQLGLMLMAKQEWRAAASALGEAIRLEPDLSHAHYSLGSVQYSLGNVTAAVESYRRTLELRPHFPDAHYRLALLLRVAGRTREAAQHLETAAAGGVPQARLFLGNAYQTGQGVEKNLGLAIFWWMQAADLGQHTASDSLSKVRRQALSSESTKQRRMELQSALQSYRNTLWNDFPDISRPSEPQSLGKVLREQNRAEDAIPILLRECFALSEEAHAELATLYETGWDQYLKPFDKNILTCFQTTSADGFSPAKKILTRIYAKGLGLDADLPKAKALLKGLPKQDTQSLLDELGFH